The Mus caroli chromosome 1, CAROLI_EIJ_v1.1, whole genome shotgun sequence genome has a window encoding:
- the Cd28 gene encoding T-cell-specific surface glycoprotein CD28 — protein sequence MTLRLLFLALNFFSSVQVTENKILVKQSPLLVVDSNEVSLSCRYSYNLLAKEFRASLYKGVNSDVEVCVGNGNFTYQPQFRSNAEFNCDGDFDNETVTFRLWNLHVNHTDIYFCKIEFMYPPPYLDNERSNGTIIHIKEKHLCHTQSSPKLFWALVVVAGVLFCYGLLVTVALCVIWTNSRRNRLLQSDYMNMTPRRPGLTRKPYQPYAPARDFAAYRP from the exons aaaacaagATTTTGGTAAAGCAGTCGCCCCTGCTTGTGGTAGATAGCAACGAGGTCAGCCTCAGCTGCAGGTATTCCTACAACCTTCTCGCAAAGGAATTCCGGGCATCCCTGTACAAGGGTGTGAACAGCGACGTGGAAGTCTGTGTCGGGAATGGGAATTTTACCTATCAGCCCCAGTTTCGCTCGAATGCGGAGTTCAACTGCGACGGGGATTTCGACAATGAAACAGTGACGTTCCGTCTCTGGAATCTGCATGTTAATCACACAGATATTTACTTCTGCAAAATTGAGTTCATGTATCCTCCGCCTTACCTAGACAATGAGAGGAGCAATGGAACTATTATTCACATAAAAG AGAAACATCTTTGTCATACTCAATCATCTCCTAAGCTGTTTTGGGCACTGGTCGTGGTTGCTGGAGTCCTGTTTTGTTATGGCTTGCTAGTGACAGTGGCTCTTTGTGTTATCTGG aCAAATAGTAGAAGGAACAGACTCCTTCAAAGTGACTACATGAACATGACTCCCCGGAGGCCTGGGCTCACTCGCAAGCCTTACCAGCCCTACGCCCCTGCCAGAGACTTTGCAGCATACCGCCCCTGA